A DNA window from Chelativorans sp. AA-79 contains the following coding sequences:
- a CDS encoding divergent polysaccharide deacetylase family protein: MEPARNELDEPLGQERPSGDASKHRRPRGAIFLAICAVAVLGVSGTVLLWDRFFPASPSVVSKPAAELPADPASKAEKEEALAQSLTPAVPEAAIVHIDPEASPAASRNIIVVRDPSTIGQNPRIAHLPDRALIEQAEAGPLPVRGADGLRPFDAYARPWSGAKGARIAIVIGGLGISQTGTNEAIEKLPPEITLGFAPLGNSLMRWMQTARREGHEIVMQVPLEPFGYPASNLGRHTLLTGAAPEETTRNLHWVLSRITNYTGVMNHMGARFTADRSAMNPFMEELGRRGLLYFDDGTSARSLAEELALAKGVPFASADEVIDQDRDRGAILEKLDELERIARARGFAVGAGSALETTVDAVSSWAGEVRKRGIELVPLSAVAVDPERG; this comes from the coding sequence ATGGAACCTGCTCGCAATGAACTCGACGAGCCGCTTGGTCAGGAGAGGCCGTCGGGCGATGCATCCAAGCATCGTCGGCCGAGGGGAGCCATTTTTCTCGCTATCTGCGCCGTAGCGGTGCTGGGCGTTTCCGGGACGGTCCTGCTGTGGGACCGGTTCTTTCCTGCGTCTCCATCCGTTGTATCGAAACCGGCAGCAGAGCTGCCCGCCGATCCGGCATCGAAGGCCGAAAAGGAGGAGGCGCTGGCTCAAAGCCTCACTCCCGCCGTGCCCGAAGCCGCCATCGTTCACATCGATCCGGAAGCCTCGCCGGCTGCCAGCAGAAACATCATTGTCGTCCGCGATCCCTCGACGATCGGCCAGAACCCGCGCATCGCCCATCTTCCCGACCGCGCGTTGATAGAACAGGCAGAGGCCGGACCGCTGCCGGTGCGCGGTGCCGATGGGCTTCGGCCTTTCGATGCCTATGCCCGGCCTTGGTCGGGCGCCAAGGGCGCACGCATCGCCATCGTGATCGGGGGTCTCGGCATTTCGCAGACCGGTACGAACGAGGCCATCGAAAAGCTGCCGCCAGAAATCACTCTCGGCTTCGCACCGCTCGGCAACAGCCTCATGCGCTGGATGCAGACGGCACGTCGCGAGGGGCACGAGATCGTCATGCAGGTGCCACTGGAGCCCTTCGGATATCCAGCGAGCAATCTTGGCCGCCACACTTTGCTTACGGGTGCTGCACCGGAGGAAACCACCCGAAATCTTCACTGGGTTCTGTCACGCATCACCAATTATACGGGCGTGATGAACCATATGGGCGCACGCTTCACGGCAGACCGGAGTGCCATGAACCCGTTCATGGAGGAACTCGGACGCCGCGGGCTTCTCTATTTCGATGATGGTACATCGGCGCGGAGCCTCGCTGAGGAACTGGCTCTTGCGAAAGGGGTTCCGTTTGCCTCTGCAGACGAGGTCATCGATCAGGACCGGGATCGCGGGGCGATTCTGGAAAAGCTCGACGAACTGGAGCGGATCGCGCGGGCGCGTGGCTTCGCCGTTGGTGCCGGCTCCGCGCTGGAAACCACCGTGGACGCGGTTTCGTCGTGGGCCGGTGAAGTGCGGAAGCGGGGCATCGAACTTGTGCCTCTTTCCGCGGTCGCAGTTGATCCGGAGCGGGGGTGA
- a CDS encoding S41 family peptidase: protein MIRKLSLLFAGALMGASAVSLVYGTNGTAANAADTETYRQLAIFGDIFERVRAQYVTPPDDKQLVESAINGMLTSLDPHSSYLNADAAQDMRVQTKGEFGGLGIEVTMENELVKVVSPIDDTPAARAGILAGDLIEKIDGEEVRGMTLNDAVDKMRGLVNTPIELTVLREGQNKPLSFTIIRDTIKVKAVKYRVEGDVGYLKITSFTEKTTDDLRQAIDDIRKEVPDDELKGYVLDLRLNPGGLLDQAVNVSDAFLERGEVVSTRGRESRDISRFSAQAGDLTDGKPLVVLINGGSASASEIVAGALQDHRRATLVGTRSFGKGSVQTIIPLGENGALRLTTALYYTPSGQSIQGKGITPDIKVDQPLPEDLQGADLSRGESELRGHIRGEAEDDEGSGSIAYVPQDPAEDLQLAYALDLLRGVKKDPAFPPSSDKAVMNQQ, encoded by the coding sequence ATGATTCGTAAATTGTCGCTCTTGTTCGCCGGCGCGCTGATGGGCGCTTCTGCCGTGAGCCTCGTCTACGGCACGAATGGCACGGCAGCCAATGCTGCGGACACCGAAACCTACCGGCAGCTCGCTATCTTCGGCGACATCTTCGAGCGGGTGCGTGCACAATATGTGACGCCGCCGGACGACAAGCAGCTCGTGGAGAGCGCCATCAACGGCATGCTCACATCGCTTGATCCGCACTCCTCCTATCTCAATGCCGACGCAGCGCAGGACATGCGCGTGCAGACGAAGGGAGAATTCGGAGGCCTCGGCATCGAGGTGACGATGGAGAACGAGCTCGTCAAGGTGGTTTCGCCGATCGACGACACGCCGGCAGCGCGTGCCGGCATCCTTGCCGGCGATCTGATCGAGAAGATCGATGGCGAGGAAGTTCGTGGTATGACGCTGAACGATGCCGTCGACAAGATGCGCGGTCTCGTCAACACGCCCATCGAGCTCACAGTCCTTCGCGAGGGCCAGAATAAGCCGCTGAGCTTCACGATCATCCGCGACACCATCAAGGTGAAGGCAGTCAAATACCGTGTCGAGGGCGATGTGGGCTATCTCAAGATCACATCCTTCACGGAGAAGACGACGGACGATCTGCGCCAGGCGATCGATGACATCCGTAAAGAGGTGCCCGACGATGAGCTGAAGGGCTATGTTCTCGATCTTCGTCTCAACCCCGGCGGTTTGCTCGATCAGGCAGTGAATGTTTCCGACGCGTTCCTGGAGCGCGGCGAGGTCGTTTCGACCCGAGGCCGCGAATCCAGGGATATCTCCCGGTTCAGCGCCCAGGCCGGTGACCTTACGGACGGGAAGCCGCTGGTTGTGCTTATCAATGGTGGCTCGGCCAGCGCTTCGGAGATCGTTGCCGGCGCCCTGCAGGACCATCGCCGCGCCACGCTCGTCGGAACCCGGTCTTTCGGCAAGGGCTCGGTCCAGACGATCATTCCGCTCGGCGAGAACGGCGCGCTGCGGCTGACGACGGCGCTCTACTACACGCCGTCCGGCCAGTCGATCCAGGGCAAGGGCATCACGCCGGATATCAAGGTCGATCAGCCGCTGCCGGAGGATCTGCAAGGCGCCGATCTGTCGCGCGGCGAATCGGAGCTGCGCGGCCATATCCGAGGCGAGGCAGAGGACGACGAGGGCTCCGGCTCGATCGCCTACGTGCCGCAGGATCCTGCCGAGGACCTGCAGCTTGCCTATGCGCTCGACCTCCTGCGCGGCGTAAAGAAGGATCCGGCCTTTCCGCCAAGCTCCGACAAGGCGGTCATGAATCAGCAGTAA
- the proB gene encoding glutamate 5-kinase, whose translation MSGISLSSYRRVTVKIGSALLVDRAAGLRREWLAALVDDVARLAAAGTEVLVVSSGAIALGRTVLGLGRRALRLEESQAAAAVGQIALAGAWSGELGRHGLISGQVLVTLGDTEERRRYLNARATISTLLKMRAIPVINENDTVATSEIRYGDNDRLAARVATMMGGDLLVLLSDVDGLYTAAPERDPTARFIPVVDRITPEIMAMGGAAASDLSRGGMRTKLDAGRIATAAGVAMIIASGKQLGPLSAIDRGARATLFKPSPMPVRAYKTWIAGQLEPAGRIGIDDGALRALLQGKSLLPAGVKRVEGAFSRGDTVAIMGPDGREAGRGLVAYDAADAVKIAGLKTGDIAAVLGYEARAAMVHRDDLVLSQPTGEADKRKVEGTDVAGA comes from the coding sequence ATGAGTGGAATTTCGCTTTCCTCCTATCGCCGCGTCACCGTGAAGATCGGCTCGGCGTTGCTTGTCGACCGTGCTGCGGGTCTGAGGCGCGAGTGGCTTGCCGCTCTCGTCGACGACGTCGCACGGCTTGCGGCAGCGGGTACGGAAGTATTGGTCGTTTCCTCGGGGGCGATCGCCTTGGGACGGACGGTGCTTGGGCTCGGGAGGCGAGCGCTCCGGCTCGAGGAGAGCCAGGCCGCGGCGGCGGTCGGCCAGATTGCATTGGCTGGCGCTTGGTCAGGTGAACTTGGCCGCCACGGCCTCATCTCCGGCCAGGTGCTCGTCACGCTCGGCGACACGGAAGAGCGGCGACGGTATCTCAATGCCCGCGCCACCATCTCGACGCTGCTCAAGATGAGGGCCATTCCCGTCATCAACGAGAACGACACGGTCGCCACCAGCGAGATCCGCTACGGCGACAATGACCGGCTGGCGGCGCGCGTGGCCACCATGATGGGCGGCGATCTGCTCGTTCTGCTTTCCGACGTGGACGGGCTTTATACCGCAGCCCCTGAACGCGATCCGACCGCGCGCTTTATTCCGGTGGTGGATAGGATCACACCGGAGATCATGGCTATGGGAGGCGCGGCGGCCTCCGATCTCTCGCGCGGCGGCATGCGCACGAAACTCGATGCCGGGCGCATTGCGACGGCTGCCGGCGTGGCCATGATCATCGCCTCGGGCAAGCAACTTGGCCCGCTGAGCGCAATAGATCGTGGTGCGAGGGCCACTCTTTTCAAGCCGAGTCCGATGCCCGTACGGGCCTACAAAACCTGGATTGCCGGGCAACTCGAGCCGGCCGGCCGCATCGGCATCGACGATGGTGCACTGAGGGCGCTGCTCCAGGGAAAAAGCCTGCTGCCGGCGGGTGTGAAGCGTGTTGAAGGTGCATTCTCGCGCGGGGACACGGTGGCCATCATGGGGCCGGACGGGCGCGAGGCGGGCCGGGGGCTGGTTGCGTATGATGCGGCGGATGCCGTAAAGATCGCGGGGCTCAAAACCGGAGATATCGCTGCGGTTCTCGGTTACGAAGCGCGGGCGGCGATGGTGCACCGGGATGATCTGGTGCTTTCGCAGCCCACGGGCGAGGCGGACAAGCGAAAGGTGGAGGGGACCGATGTTGCAGGCGCATAA
- a CDS encoding glutamate-5-semialdehyde dehydrogenase, which produces MLQAHKGAVKDISELMAELGQRARAAARPLAIASAERKNTALLAMADILEANKTRILAANAADMKKGKAAGLSSALLDRLRLDDKRIAAMAEGVHAIAALEDPVGNIIAEWDRPNGLHIERVRTPLGVIGVIYESRPNVTVDAGALCLKAGNAVILRGGSDSANSSAAIHGCLVEGLLKAGLPEDAIQRVPVTDRAAVGEMLKGLDGNLDVIVPRGGRSLVERVQNEARVPVFAHLEGICHLYIDRSARLDMAVPIAVNAKMRRTGICGAAETLLVDRVAAETHLVPVLEALADAGCEIRGDEGVCERFPKAKPASEEDWRTEYLDAIISVKLVDGISGAIEHIEIYSSHHTEAIVAEDTVAVERFFNEIDSAILLHNASTQFADGGEFGMGAEIGIATGKMHARGPVGVEQLTSFKYRVRGTGQTRP; this is translated from the coding sequence ATGTTGCAGGCGCATAAGGGAGCCGTAAAGGACATCAGTGAACTGATGGCAGAGCTTGGGCAGCGTGCCCGCGCCGCCGCCCGGCCACTTGCCATTGCCAGTGCGGAGCGGAAGAACACGGCCCTTCTCGCCATGGCCGACATCCTCGAAGCAAACAAGACAAGGATCCTGGCCGCCAATGCGGCCGATATGAAGAAGGGAAAAGCTGCCGGTTTGTCCAGCGCCCTCCTCGACAGGCTGAGACTGGACGACAAGCGTATTGCCGCAATGGCCGAGGGAGTCCACGCGATTGCCGCTCTCGAGGATCCGGTCGGTAATATAATCGCCGAATGGGACAGGCCGAACGGCCTGCACATCGAGCGCGTGCGCACGCCGCTCGGGGTTATAGGCGTCATTTACGAAAGCCGGCCCAATGTGACGGTGGATGCCGGCGCGCTCTGCCTCAAGGCCGGCAATGCCGTGATTCTCCGCGGCGGTTCGGATTCGGCCAATTCGTCTGCGGCGATCCACGGCTGCCTCGTTGAAGGGCTGCTGAAGGCGGGCCTTCCGGAAGACGCGATCCAACGCGTGCCGGTGACCGATCGCGCGGCCGTTGGCGAGATGCTGAAAGGCCTCGACGGCAATCTGGACGTGATCGTGCCGCGAGGAGGACGCAGTCTCGTCGAGCGCGTGCAGAACGAAGCGCGTGTGCCGGTCTTCGCCCATCTTGAAGGCATCTGCCATCTCTATATCGACAGGTCGGCCAGACTCGACATGGCGGTACCCATCGCAGTCAACGCCAAAATGCGGCGGACAGGCATCTGCGGCGCGGCGGAAACGCTGCTGGTTGATCGGGTGGCGGCCGAGACCCATCTCGTGCCCGTCCTTGAAGCGCTTGCCGACGCCGGCTGCGAAATCCGCGGCGATGAGGGAGTGTGCGAGCGCTTTCCAAAGGCGAAGCCCGCGTCGGAAGAGGATTGGCGCACCGAATACCTGGACGCGATCATCTCGGTGAAGCTGGTCGACGGCATTTCCGGAGCCATCGAACACATCGAGATCTATTCCTCCCATCATACGGAGGCCATCGTGGCCGAGGATACTGTCGCCGTGGAGCGCTTCTTCAACGAGATCGACTCGGCCATCCTGCTTCACAACGCCTCGACCCAGTTCGCCGATGGCGGCGAGTTCGGTATGGGCGCGGAGATCGGCATCGCCACCGGCAAGATGCATGCACGCGGGCCGGTGGGCGTCGAGCAGCTCACCTCCTTCAAATACCGTGTGCGCGGCACCGGCCAGACAAGGCCCTGA
- the rlmH gene encoding 23S rRNA (pseudouridine(1915)-N(3))-methyltransferase RlmH, with protein MRTIVHAIGRMKAGPERELAERYFQRLAKAGPAVGLEFSGVSENPESRAKTAAERRKEEGRKLFDLAEGGVLILLDEHGKNFSSREIGDRIASFRDAGARQLTLAIGGPDGHDESLGAKADLSIAFGAQTWPHQLVRVMLAEQLYRAVTILSGHPYHRD; from the coding sequence ATCCGTACCATCGTCCATGCCATCGGCCGCATGAAGGCCGGCCCGGAGCGGGAGCTTGCCGAACGCTATTTCCAGCGCCTGGCGAAGGCCGGCCCGGCCGTGGGCCTGGAATTTTCCGGTGTTTCCGAGAATCCCGAAAGTCGGGCCAAGACAGCCGCCGAACGAAGGAAGGAGGAAGGGCGCAAGCTTTTTGACCTTGCCGAGGGCGGCGTTCTGATCCTGCTCGATGAGCATGGGAAGAATTTCTCCTCCAGGGAGATCGGCGACAGGATTGCCTCCTTCCGCGATGCCGGAGCCCGGCAGCTCACCCTTGCCATCGGCGGTCCGGATGGTCACGACGAGAGCCTCGGCGCGAAGGCCGACCTCAGCATCGCCTTCGGCGCACAGACATGGCCACACCAGCTCGTGCGTGTCATGCTGGCCGAACAGCTCTACCGCGCGGTGACCATTCTTTCGGGCCATCCTTATCACCGCGACTAG
- a CDS encoding RNA pyrophosphohydrolase, which yields MAKGIRAKDLPYRPCVGVMVLNEAGNIWAGRRIMERSSEMEGAAMLWQMPQGGIDEGEDPLAAARRELYEETGIRTVSFLAETPGWITYDLPEHLVGKALKGRYRGQKQKWFAFRFEGAESEIAINPPPGDHEPEFDAWAWKPMRELPKLVVPFKRQVYEEVVAAFGHLAE from the coding sequence ATGGCAAAGGGAATCCGGGCGAAAGACCTGCCCTACAGGCCCTGCGTGGGCGTGATGGTGCTCAACGAAGCAGGTAACATCTGGGCCGGGCGGCGCATCATGGAGCGGTCGAGCGAAATGGAAGGAGCCGCCATGCTGTGGCAGATGCCGCAAGGCGGCATCGACGAAGGTGAGGATCCGCTCGCGGCGGCCCGCCGCGAGCTTTATGAGGAGACAGGCATACGCACCGTCTCCTTCCTTGCCGAGACGCCGGGATGGATTACCTACGACCTGCCCGAGCATTTGGTTGGAAAGGCGCTCAAGGGCCGATATCGCGGGCAGAAGCAGAAATGGTTCGCTTTTCGTTTCGAGGGAGCGGAAAGCGAAATTGCCATCAACCCGCCCCCGGGTGACCATGAGCCTGAATTCGATGCTTGGGCGTGGAAGCCGATGCGCGAGCTTCCAAAGCTCGTCGTGCCCTTCAAACGGCAAGTCTATGAGGAGGTGGTTGCGGCGTTCGGGCACCTGGCGGAGTAG
- the leuC gene encoding 3-isopropylmalate dehydratase large subunit, producing MTAPRTLYDKIFDDHLVDRQDDGTCLLYIDRHLVHEVTSPQAFEGLRMAGRAVRHPEKTLAVVDHNVPTSPDRKFGIKNEESRIQVEALAKNAIDFGIEYYNEADRRQGIVHIVGPEQGFTLPGMTIVCGDSHTSTHGAFGALAHGIGTSEVEHVLATQTLIQRKAKNMLVQVDGKLPEGVTAKDIILAIIGEIGTAGGTGHVMEYAGEAIRSLSMEGRMTVCNMSIEGGARAGMIAPDETTYAYIKDRPRAPRGRAWDMARAYWETLHTDEGAHFDRVVKLDAANLPPIVTWGSSPEDVVAVTSVVPDPDAIADETKRLSKKRALEYMGLAAGTKITDIALDRVFIGSCTNGRIEDLRAVARIAEGRKVHERVNAMIVPGSGLVKAQAEAEGLDKIFIKAGFDWREPGCSMCLAMNDDRLKPGERCASTSNRNFEGRQGFKGRTHLVSPAMAAAAAIAGHFVDIREWR from the coding sequence ATGACCGCACCGCGCACGCTCTACGACAAGATTTTCGACGACCATCTGGTCGACCGTCAGGACGACGGTACCTGCCTTCTCTACATCGATCGTCACTTGGTGCACGAGGTGACGAGCCCGCAGGCCTTCGAGGGCCTGCGCATGGCCGGCCGCGCCGTGCGCCATCCCGAGAAGACGCTCGCCGTGGTCGATCATAACGTGCCCACCTCGCCCGACCGCAAGTTCGGTATCAAGAACGAGGAAAGCCGCATCCAGGTCGAGGCGCTGGCGAAGAACGCGATCGATTTCGGCATCGAATATTACAACGAGGCCGACCGCCGGCAGGGCATCGTGCACATCGTCGGGCCCGAGCAGGGCTTTACGCTTCCCGGCATGACGATCGTGTGCGGCGACAGCCACACCTCCACGCATGGGGCCTTCGGCGCGCTGGCGCACGGCATCGGCACGTCCGAAGTGGAGCATGTGCTGGCCACGCAGACGCTGATCCAGCGCAAGGCCAAGAACATGCTGGTTCAGGTGGATGGCAAACTGCCGGAAGGCGTGACTGCCAAGGACATCATCCTTGCCATTATCGGCGAGATCGGCACGGCCGGCGGCACCGGCCATGTGATGGAATATGCCGGCGAGGCGATCCGCTCGCTCTCGATGGAAGGCCGCATGACGGTCTGCAATATGTCGATCGAAGGCGGGGCGCGCGCTGGCATGATTGCGCCGGACGAGACGACCTATGCCTATATCAAGGACCGCCCCCGCGCACCCAGGGGCCGGGCGTGGGACATGGCGCGTGCCTATTGGGAGACGCTGCACACCGACGAAGGCGCCCATTTCGACCGCGTGGTGAAGCTCGATGCGGCGAACCTGCCGCCGATCGTCACCTGGGGCTCTTCGCCCGAGGATGTGGTCGCCGTCACCAGCGTCGTCCCCGATCCCGATGCGATCGCCGATGAAACGAAACGCCTCTCCAAGAAGCGTGCGCTCGAATATATGGGCCTTGCGGCCGGCACGAAGATCACTGATATCGCACTGGACCGCGTCTTCATCGGCTCCTGCACCAATGGCCGCATCGAGGATTTGCGCGCGGTGGCAAGGATTGCGGAAGGCCGCAAAGTGCATGAGCGGGTCAACGCCATGATCGTACCCGGTTCCGGTCTCGTGAAGGCACAAGCCGAAGCCGAGGGTCTCGACAAGATCTTCATAAAGGCGGGTTTCGATTGGCGCGAACCCGGCTGCTCCATGTGCCTTGCCATGAATGACGATCGGCTGAAACCTGGCGAGCGCTGCGCTTCCACCTCAAACCGAAATTTCGAGGGCCGCCAGGGCTTCAAGGGCCGCACGCATCTGGTCTCGCCGGCCATGGCAGCGGCGGCTGCTATCGCCGGCCATTTCGTCGACATCCGGGAGTGGAGATAG
- the rsfS gene encoding ribosome silencing factor, with product MPSPAGTREESLSRALEAALQSLEDSKAEDIVSIDIQGKSPLADYMIVASGRSHRHVAAVSEHLIRAMKDAGFGNARVEGLSGADWVLIDAGDIIVHVFRPEVREFYNIEKMWQAPDLEDETLH from the coding sequence TTGCCTTCGCCGGCCGGGACACGCGAAGAGAGCCTGTCACGCGCCTTAGAAGCAGCGCTCCAGAGTCTGGAAGACTCGAAAGCGGAAGATATCGTTTCCATCGACATTCAGGGCAAGTCTCCGCTGGCGGACTACATGATCGTAGCCTCCGGCCGGTCGCACCGTCATGTAGCGGCCGTATCGGAGCACCTTATCCGCGCCATGAAGGATGCCGGTTTCGGCAATGCGCGGGTGGAAGGCCTGTCGGGCGCCGACTGGGTGTTGATCGACGCGGGCGACATTATCGTTCATGTGTTTCGCCCGGAGGTCCGTGAGTTCTACAACATCGAGAAGATGTGGCAGGCTCCGGACCTGGAGGACGAGACGCTTCATTAG
- a CDS encoding peptidoglycan DD-metalloendopeptidase family protein encodes MPQVGHLGRALLLAAFALAGLFAAPALSQTVDSLELKQNESVEKYRQLSQQIALSEKRQAEIAAEIAAIKDDSAALTTALIQAVKTERKLGEDVAEIQGRLRDLGAQEQEIRVSLASRRGTLAEVLGALQRMGLNPPPALLVRPEDALASVRSAILLGAVVPELRSETELLVADLDALTRVKTSITAEQERLQAKRTEHAEEKERLTLLLAEKGRMQANAEAQMKAEREQASALADRATSLQELISSLEKEIESLRRILEAKRQTGENLLSEALPFAERAGLVPLPVSGEFAKHFGEDDGTGGSLKGDILRTQSGAIVTAPVDGMVLYAGPFRSYGQLLILNPGDGYHIVLAGMDRLNVSLGQSVLAGEPVGMMGEARLASIAASTLDGAVPELYVEFRKDGKPIDPKLWWARELSGRTGNDS; translated from the coding sequence GTGCCACAGGTCGGCCATCTTGGACGAGCCCTGCTCCTGGCGGCTTTCGCGCTGGCTGGCCTTTTTGCCGCCCCCGCCCTTTCGCAGACCGTGGATAGTCTCGAACTGAAGCAGAACGAGAGCGTGGAGAAATATCGCCAGCTCTCCCAGCAAATAGCACTTTCGGAGAAGCGGCAGGCCGAGATCGCCGCCGAGATCGCCGCTATCAAGGATGACAGTGCGGCGCTGACGACCGCGCTCATCCAGGCTGTGAAGACGGAGCGCAAGCTGGGCGAGGATGTTGCTGAAATCCAGGGGCGGCTGCGGGATCTCGGAGCTCAGGAGCAGGAGATCCGGGTTTCGCTTGCCAGCCGCCGTGGGACCTTGGCCGAAGTGCTGGGTGCCTTGCAACGCATGGGTCTCAACCCGCCGCCGGCGCTTCTGGTGCGACCCGAGGACGCGTTGGCTTCCGTGCGTAGCGCCATTCTGCTCGGCGCCGTGGTGCCGGAGCTGCGCTCGGAGACGGAACTTCTCGTCGCCGACCTTGACGCACTGACCCGGGTGAAGACCTCGATCACCGCCGAGCAGGAGCGGCTTCAGGCCAAGAGGACGGAGCATGCGGAGGAGAAGGAGCGGTTGACGCTGCTTCTGGCCGAGAAAGGCCGCATGCAGGCGAACGCGGAAGCGCAGATGAAAGCCGAGCGCGAACAGGCGTCTGCACTTGCGGATCGCGCAACAAGCCTCCAGGAGCTGATATCGTCTCTCGAGAAGGAAATCGAATCCTTGCGCAGGATTCTCGAGGCGAAGCGACAGACCGGCGAAAACCTGCTCTCCGAGGCACTGCCTTTTGCAGAGCGGGCGGGTCTCGTCCCGCTCCCTGTTTCGGGTGAGTTCGCAAAGCACTTCGGAGAGGATGACGGAACGGGCGGCAGCCTCAAGGGCGACATTCTAAGGACACAATCGGGCGCAATCGTTACGGCTCCAGTGGATGGGATGGTGCTTTATGCGGGACCGTTCCGGTCATACGGTCAGCTATTGATACTGAACCCCGGCGACGGCTATCATATTGTGCTGGCAGGAATGGACCGGCTCAACGTCTCGCTGGGACAGTCGGTCCTGGCTGGAGAGCCGGTTGGCATGATGGGCGAGGCGCGGTTGGCGAGTATTGCGGCTTCAACTTTGGATGGTGCCGTGCCGGAACTATATGTAGAATTCAGGAAAGACGGGAAACCCATAGACCCGAAGCTCTGGTGGGCTCGGGAACTCTCTGGAAGGACGGGAAATGATTCGTAA
- a CDS encoding nicotinate-nucleotide adenylyltransferase, with translation MPHVEKGMAVGLFGGSFNPPHAGHALVAETALRRLELNQLWWMVSPGNPLKDHSGLAPLSERIARSEACVTDPRIKITAFEAGYRIRYTADTVEIVQARNPGVHFVWIMGADSLRTFHRWERWRTIVRSVPIAVIDRPGATLSFLSSTMAKAFDHARIDEADAPLLARIKPPAWTFIHGPRSSLSSTALRAEAGWRKSPAGGNDQPGDRPGKEPRRLP, from the coding sequence ATGCCGCATGTGGAGAAGGGCATGGCGGTGGGACTTTTCGGCGGCTCCTTCAACCCGCCCCATGCCGGGCACGCGTTGGTGGCCGAGACGGCGCTTCGGCGACTCGAGCTCAATCAGCTCTGGTGGATGGTATCGCCCGGCAATCCGCTGAAGGACCACAGCGGGCTGGCGCCGCTTTCCGAGCGAATTGCGCGCTCGGAAGCCTGCGTGACCGACCCGCGCATCAAGATCACCGCCTTCGAGGCCGGATACCGCATCCGCTACACGGCCGACACGGTCGAGATCGTGCAGGCGCGCAATCCGGGTGTCCATTTCGTCTGGATCATGGGCGCGGACAGCCTGCGCACGTTCCATCGCTGGGAGCGGTGGCGGACGATCGTACGCAGCGTGCCGATCGCCGTGATCGACCGGCCTGGGGCGACGTTGTCCTTTCTCTCTTCCACCATGGCCAAGGCCTTCGACCACGCGCGCATCGACGAGGCGGACGCGCCTCTTCTTGCCCGCATCAAGCCGCCCGCCTGGACCTTCATTCACGGGCCGCGCTCCTCGCTTTCTTCCACCGCGCTGCGCGCGGAAGCCGGCTGGCGAAAATCTCCGGCCGGCGGAAACGATCAGCCGGGGGACCGGCCCGGAAAGGAACCGAGGCGACTGCCGTAA